A part of Gemmatimonas groenlandica genomic DNA contains:
- a CDS encoding FecR family protein — protein sequence MTIDSTSSTSPDADLPSGAFGEAVRAAASGSPTVSALETEQAWHRLRERIDREMPVVVGSISSATSTSRRRTEWWRFAAAALLAFGAAGAWRRLAPTRDAVSAPLGQRVAVTLPDGSSITLAAGSSASWIRGFRGAQREVTLDGEAYFEVVHDGMKPFLVRSRDGIAQDVGTRFIVRAWPELPQVEVLVQEGVVAFTDSTSARTTAVERRVQLHAGQRGQLDRDGLVTVMTADSAAFSWLTGTLAFADMPAHEALAVIGRWYGVAITVHPALAQRRLTARFVSQPLPQLLDALALALGASVERRGTQITLTP from the coding sequence ATGACTATCGACTCCACCTCGTCTACCTCCCCCGATGCCGATCTCCCCTCAGGGGCGTTCGGAGAGGCGGTGCGCGCCGCCGCCAGCGGATCGCCCACGGTGAGTGCGCTCGAGACGGAGCAGGCGTGGCATCGGCTGCGCGAGCGCATCGACCGTGAAATGCCAGTCGTAGTTGGCAGCATCTCATCGGCGACCAGTACTTCGCGTCGTCGCACAGAGTGGTGGCGCTTTGCGGCCGCGGCGCTGCTCGCCTTCGGCGCGGCCGGTGCATGGCGGCGTCTCGCCCCCACGCGCGATGCGGTGAGCGCCCCGCTGGGACAACGGGTCGCCGTCACGTTGCCAGACGGGAGTTCGATCACGCTGGCCGCGGGGAGTTCGGCATCGTGGATACGCGGCTTTCGCGGCGCGCAACGCGAGGTGACACTCGACGGCGAGGCGTATTTCGAGGTAGTGCACGACGGCATGAAGCCATTTCTCGTGCGCTCGCGGGATGGCATCGCACAGGATGTCGGCACGCGTTTCATCGTTCGTGCCTGGCCTGAGCTGCCGCAGGTGGAAGTGTTGGTGCAGGAAGGCGTCGTCGCGTTCACCGACAGTACCTCTGCCCGCACGACCGCTGTCGAACGGCGCGTGCAACTTCATGCGGGGCAGCGCGGGCAACTGGACCGGGATGGCCTTGTCACCGTCATGACCGCTGACAGCGCCGCATTCAGTTGGCTGACCGGCACGTTGGCGTTCGCCGATATGCCCGCACATGAGGCACTGGCCGTCATTGGCCGATGGTACGGCGTCGCCATTACAGTGCATCCTGCGCTCGCGCAGCGTCGGCTCACGGCCCGCTTTGTTAGTCAACCTTTACCGCAATTGCTGGATGCGCTCGCACTCGCGTTGGGCGCTTCCGTCGAACGTCGCGGAACGCAGATCACGCTGACTCCCTGA
- a CDS encoding RNA polymerase sigma-70 factor, giving the protein MTDSGLEPDLVVRLRSGDSAAFERCFRTMHAPLVAFVARYVGDVARAEDVVQELFFALWRDRAKLEITGSLRAYLFSGARNRALNVRRRDLVERDWEADEAHADVRAFHPAPETPDATLEAAELTAQVASAFATLPERCRLAMHLRWREGLSYAEIAQVLGIGVKGVENQLARGLKALRARLAGP; this is encoded by the coding sequence ATGACCGATTCTGGGCTCGAGCCGGACCTCGTGGTGCGCCTGCGAAGCGGAGACAGCGCTGCGTTCGAACGCTGTTTCCGTACGATGCACGCGCCGCTGGTCGCATTCGTCGCGCGGTACGTCGGCGACGTGGCACGCGCCGAAGACGTGGTACAGGAGCTCTTCTTTGCACTATGGCGGGATCGGGCAAAGCTGGAGATTACGGGCAGCTTGCGCGCCTATCTGTTTTCCGGAGCGCGGAATCGCGCGCTGAATGTGCGTCGCCGCGATCTGGTGGAGCGCGACTGGGAAGCAGACGAAGCGCATGCTGACGTGCGGGCCTTCCATCCGGCTCCCGAGACACCGGATGCCACGCTCGAAGCTGCAGAGCTGACGGCGCAGGTGGCGTCGGCCTTCGCGACCTTGCCCGAACGATGTCGCTTGGCGATGCACCTCCGGTGGCGCGAGGGATTGTCCTACGCCGAAATCGCTCAGGTATTGGGCATCGGGGTGAAAGGCGTCGAAAATCAGCTGGCACGCGGCCTCAAGGCACTCCGAGCGCGTCTCGCCGGCCCCTGA
- a CDS encoding sensor histidine kinase, with product MDLAPAAPLALRRIVTVGVVVMAVRATLLVAGAIPLFAGGARNGLIATEVARRGAEIIAALPFIVLTGWLALRDPQVHHRSWRWFAERIGWGLLISTVHPLAVYFVMNEMALRFGVGTVSRLTALQHVAMALPDAFMVYAAVVLLIDWMQTQQRLTMTARRAADLQRAASTAQMQALRGRLEPHFLYNALNAIGDAAYESADKANILLRRLAGLLRASLADRETRDVPLSRELDILHDYVELQRERFGDRFSVTVEATEDVMSYRVPPFLLLPLVENAVRHGGAGSQSAHPVIVRAVHWHGALHLMVEDQGSAAESSPRAPGFGVGLASTRERLQLLYGSAASVEAGHDANGGFRVDIAIPLTGTNND from the coding sequence ATGGACCTCGCCCCCGCCGCTCCGCTCGCCCTACGCCGCATCGTGACGGTTGGTGTGGTAGTGATGGCGGTACGCGCCACCCTATTGGTGGCGGGGGCTATCCCACTGTTCGCTGGCGGGGCCCGCAACGGACTGATCGCGACCGAGGTGGCGCGTCGTGGGGCGGAGATCATCGCCGCACTGCCCTTCATCGTCCTTACCGGATGGCTCGCCCTGCGCGACCCGCAGGTCCATCATCGGTCGTGGCGCTGGTTCGCCGAGCGCATCGGTTGGGGATTGCTCATCTCGACGGTCCATCCGCTGGCCGTCTACTTCGTGATGAATGAGATGGCTCTTCGCTTCGGCGTTGGCACCGTATCACGACTGACTGCCCTCCAGCACGTGGCCATGGCGCTGCCCGATGCGTTCATGGTGTACGCGGCCGTGGTGCTGCTTATCGATTGGATGCAGACGCAACAACGGCTGACAATGACGGCTCGACGCGCCGCAGATCTCCAGCGGGCAGCATCGACCGCGCAGATGCAAGCCCTTCGCGGACGCCTCGAGCCGCACTTTCTGTACAATGCGCTCAACGCGATCGGCGACGCCGCGTACGAGAGCGCCGACAAGGCCAACATCCTGTTACGGCGTCTGGCGGGGCTGCTCAGAGCATCGTTGGCGGACCGAGAGACCCGCGACGTACCGCTCTCCCGCGAGCTCGATATTTTGCACGACTACGTCGAGCTGCAGCGCGAGCGATTCGGCGATCGCTTTTCGGTGACCGTCGAGGCCACGGAGGACGTGATGTCGTACCGCGTACCACCATTTCTCCTGCTACCGTTGGTGGAGAACGCGGTCCGTCACGGTGGGGCGGGCAGTCAGTCGGCGCATCCGGTCATCGTGCGCGCCGTGCATTGGCACGGCGCGCTCCACTTGATGGTCGAAGATCAGGGGAGCGCTGCGGAGTCCTCCCCGCGAGCGCCCGGCTTCGGCGTTGGGCTGGCCAGCACACGCGAGCGCCTGCAGCTGCTGTATGGATCGGCTGCGTCGGTGGAAGCAGGGCACGACGCCAACGGCGGATTTCGCGTTGACATCGCCATTCCTCTCACGGGGACCAACAATGATTAG
- a CDS encoding tetratricopeptide repeat protein, translating into MLWPFWQHTRSLHALTYVVVIATALNAGASRQPTPQDSLASIEARRDFLRLEAVARERVGRDPRDDVAWWYLARTTADDPQKRDALIPRVQQCTRDLPRSPRCHHALGLLYAAIVTSDGLTSGLRYASRIKESFTKALVLEPSNFEMRRDLVQFYLQAPRLVGGSTDQAVALAEELRAVSSARGAILRADIHAYAKEWEQALDELNRVVTDGDADLARLLAQAHYALGTAMIRAHELRRAQVLFERVSARSPNDASFQLGLGRVMLERGALPQAIIALEKAVALDAMGGAHYRLGLAYAALGRSDKAIVALEQFLVYRPSGDHATHARAMLVELRRGAR; encoded by the coding sequence ATGCTCTGGCCATTCTGGCAGCACACTCGGTCGCTCCACGCGCTGACCTACGTCGTAGTGATAGCCACTGCGCTGAACGCGGGCGCCTCGCGACAGCCGACGCCGCAGGATTCCCTCGCGAGCATTGAAGCGCGACGTGATTTCCTGCGGCTGGAGGCTGTCGCACGGGAGCGCGTTGGGCGCGATCCACGAGACGACGTCGCGTGGTGGTACCTCGCGAGGACGACGGCCGATGATCCGCAGAAGCGGGACGCGTTGATCCCGCGCGTACAACAGTGCACACGTGACCTCCCGCGATCACCACGATGCCACCACGCACTCGGTCTGCTGTACGCGGCAATCGTGACATCGGACGGTCTCACGAGCGGCCTCCGATACGCCTCACGAATCAAGGAGTCTTTCACCAAGGCGCTCGTGCTGGAGCCCTCGAATTTCGAGATGCGCCGAGATCTCGTCCAGTTCTATCTGCAAGCGCCAAGATTGGTCGGTGGCAGCACCGACCAGGCCGTCGCCCTCGCTGAGGAACTGCGGGCCGTTTCGTCCGCACGAGGAGCAATCCTTCGCGCCGACATCCATGCGTATGCCAAGGAGTGGGAACAGGCGCTCGACGAGCTGAATCGCGTGGTAACCGACGGCGATGCAGACCTTGCCCGTCTCCTCGCGCAGGCGCACTACGCGCTTGGCACCGCCATGATTCGCGCGCATGAGTTGCGCCGCGCGCAAGTCCTCTTCGAGCGCGTCTCGGCACGATCCCCCAACGACGCGTCTTTTCAGCTTGGCTTGGGTCGTGTGATGCTGGAACGAGGAGCGCTTCCACAGGCCATCATCGCCTTGGAGAAAGCGGTGGCGCTCGACGCGATGGGTGGCGCGCACTACCGCCTGGGCCTCGCCTACGCCGCGCTCGGGCGTTCGGACAAGGCGATTGTCGCCCTCGAACAGTTCCTCGTCTATCGACCGTCTGGCGATCATGCCACACACGCTCGTGCGATGCTGGTCGAGCTTCGTCGAGGTGCGCGATGA
- a CDS encoding LytR/AlgR family response regulator transcription factor — translation MISALIIDDEPPARRQLRRLLAAWSDIQVIGEADSAATAVQRIRASPPDLVFLDIALPDGTGIDVVESVGPLQMPLTVFVTAYDVHAVQAFALSALDYLLKPVEPERLHVALERARDRLRASAPNTPSAETLSQLSAVLGVAPTRFRRRWLVDDGRRQLFVRTDTIDWIEAIRHGVALYIGAERYELRLTLSHVKGQLDPEDFVQVNRSQIVNLRSVKEVQPWSHGDAHLVLQNGRRLSWSRRFRRASEQ, via the coding sequence ATGATTAGTGCGTTAATTATCGATGACGAACCACCCGCCCGTCGCCAGCTTCGTCGTTTGCTGGCCGCGTGGTCAGACATTCAGGTCATCGGCGAAGCCGATTCGGCGGCGACGGCTGTGCAGCGCATCCGCGCGAGCCCGCCGGATCTGGTATTTCTCGACATCGCACTGCCGGATGGAACGGGCATCGACGTGGTCGAATCGGTCGGCCCGCTGCAAATGCCGCTCACTGTGTTTGTGACCGCCTATGATGTCCACGCCGTACAGGCCTTCGCGTTGTCGGCGCTGGACTACCTGCTCAAGCCCGTCGAGCCTGAGCGACTCCACGTCGCCCTGGAGCGGGCACGTGATCGTCTACGCGCGTCAGCACCGAATACACCCTCGGCCGAGACACTCTCGCAGCTCTCGGCGGTGCTTGGTGTCGCACCAACACGCTTTCGGCGGCGCTGGTTGGTGGATGACGGTCGACGACAGCTATTCGTGCGGACCGATACGATCGACTGGATCGAGGCCATTCGTCACGGTGTTGCCCTGTACATCGGCGCTGAACGGTACGAACTCCGACTCACATTGTCCCATGTGAAAGGGCAGTTGGATCCGGAGGACTTCGTACAGGTCAATCGCTCGCAGATCGTCAATTTGCGCTCAGTGAAAGAGGTGCAGCCCTGGTCCCATGGCGACGCGCACCTGGTGCTGCAGAACGGGCGTCGCCTCAGCTGGTCGCGGCGGTTCCGTCGCGCGAGCGAACAGTAG
- a CDS encoding TonB-dependent receptor plug domain-containing protein: protein MTFRMALTLWLLATGSPLAAQSPLPSRAVIPSTPSAFVALDSGSTARGALITPVTVNVQDRPLAQVLDDITRQARVSYVADRALPGLDRRVTLAVTQLSAREALLHVVAGSPLQILVGPTGQLVLARRTKPSTAPDTPARRETLRLSGFIRSVSSNEVIRHAVLLVDDEATRRESNEEGFYVLLLEGGLHRVRVRAIGFAPMDTTINLISATTTDLVLRPRTVVLSAMRVQATKAERGDLDSRLPDMSVTRLDLAIAKRIPPLLGEVDPLRTLTLLPGVATTSDASTAFSVRGGSVDQNLILLDESTIYNPSHILGFLSTFNADAVDDVTLYKGAIPAKYGGRLSSVVDVRQREGNAREFAGNASIGLLASRAIVEGPLPFHRGSYMVAGRRSYADAFLRLANDSTIKDNAAYFYDVNAKVNIRIGMTGSVMLSTYTGRDKFTQPSESFAVGWGNRSTTLRWNQAFGRLFSKIASTRSDYDYRLEFRLAPSDSARWIAGIHSSNLKIDETLRLTDHQTLEFGGEIIDHVFRPGDVTPRGDTTLIRRRTIEPRYALASALYLGHEIEHGTRIGIRYGVRYAAFSRNGPMTRYRYTNNAPVTYNGALGRYEPGTLLDSVRITGSRSQFRYDGFEPRASIRFTLTEGSSLKASYARTQQFLQLVSNTNSPTPLDVWEPAGEFIQPQQGNQYALGYSSRRGAYEFTAETYYKTAAHVVDYIDGADVVLNPRLETLLVQGEGRAYGLELFLRRSSGRVSGWASYTLARAEQRFPVPPRAGATSGGGVNGGEWYVSPFDKTHNLSLVGVYAWRPKWTVGSTFIFATGLPTTLPQSRYVIDGFLIAEYGSRNGERLPNYHRLDVSLTRSLRRGELQFGLLNVYNRFNAQSLRVRQQEKNAMVAEAVQTSIFGIVPSINYVFKF from the coding sequence ATGACATTTCGAATGGCCCTCACCCTCTGGCTACTCGCCACAGGGAGCCCGCTGGCTGCGCAATCGCCATTGCCATCGCGAGCAGTCATACCGAGCACGCCAAGCGCATTCGTTGCACTCGACAGTGGCAGCACGGCCCGTGGTGCTCTAATCACGCCGGTCACCGTAAACGTGCAGGATCGTCCGCTCGCACAGGTACTCGATGACATCACACGGCAAGCCCGGGTGTCGTATGTCGCTGACCGTGCGCTGCCGGGCCTTGATCGCCGCGTGACGCTCGCGGTGACACAATTGTCCGCTCGCGAGGCACTCTTACACGTGGTGGCGGGTTCACCGCTGCAGATCCTGGTTGGACCGACCGGTCAGCTTGTGCTGGCGCGCCGCACAAAGCCCTCGACGGCGCCAGACACTCCGGCACGTCGTGAAACACTGCGGCTATCGGGATTCATCCGCAGCGTGAGCTCCAACGAAGTCATACGCCACGCGGTCCTGCTGGTCGATGATGAAGCGACACGGCGAGAGAGTAATGAAGAGGGGTTCTATGTCCTGCTCCTCGAAGGTGGACTGCATCGTGTGCGGGTACGCGCCATCGGGTTTGCCCCGATGGACACGACGATCAATTTGATCAGCGCCACCACGACCGATCTCGTGCTACGACCGCGTACGGTGGTGCTTTCCGCCATGCGCGTGCAAGCCACCAAAGCCGAGCGTGGCGATCTCGATTCCAGGCTCCCGGATATGAGCGTGACGCGGCTCGATCTGGCGATCGCGAAGCGCATACCTCCATTGCTGGGAGAAGTCGATCCCCTGCGCACCCTCACGCTACTGCCTGGAGTCGCCACCACCAGCGACGCGTCCACCGCGTTCAGTGTGCGCGGCGGCAGCGTCGACCAGAATCTCATCCTGCTGGACGAATCCACGATCTACAATCCGTCGCACATCCTTGGCTTTCTGTCCACCTTCAATGCCGATGCCGTCGACGATGTGACGCTGTACAAGGGCGCTATTCCTGCGAAGTATGGTGGCCGCCTGTCGAGTGTGGTGGACGTGAGACAGCGCGAAGGCAACGCACGGGAGTTCGCGGGCAACGCTTCGATTGGACTGCTCGCGAGCCGCGCCATCGTTGAAGGACCGCTCCCTTTCCACCGTGGCAGTTACATGGTGGCGGGCCGAAGGTCCTATGCAGATGCGTTTCTCCGCCTCGCCAACGACTCGACTATCAAAGATAACGCCGCCTACTTCTACGACGTGAATGCCAAGGTCAATATACGAATTGGTATGACCGGCTCCGTCATGCTGTCGACATACACGGGACGGGACAAGTTCACTCAGCCAAGCGAGAGCTTTGCGGTGGGGTGGGGGAACCGGTCTACGACGCTGCGCTGGAATCAGGCCTTCGGTCGACTTTTTTCGAAGATCGCCAGCACCAGAAGCGACTACGATTACCGTCTCGAATTCCGGCTTGCCCCCAGTGACTCGGCCCGATGGATCGCCGGTATTCATAGCAGCAATCTCAAGATTGACGAGACGCTCCGCCTCACGGATCACCAGACCCTCGAGTTCGGCGGTGAGATCATCGACCACGTGTTCCGACCGGGGGATGTGACACCGCGTGGCGACACCACGTTGATTCGGCGGCGCACGATCGAGCCGCGCTACGCGCTTGCCAGCGCGCTGTACCTCGGCCATGAGATCGAACACGGCACGCGCATCGGTATTCGGTACGGTGTGCGCTATGCCGCGTTCAGTCGTAACGGACCCATGACGCGCTATCGCTATACGAATAATGCGCCTGTGACCTACAACGGCGCACTCGGGCGCTACGAACCGGGGACGTTGCTGGACAGCGTACGCATTACCGGTAGCCGCTCCCAATTTCGATACGACGGCTTTGAGCCGCGTGCCTCGATACGATTCACGCTCACCGAGGGCAGCAGTCTGAAGGCGAGCTACGCGCGTACGCAGCAGTTCCTCCAGCTGGTGTCGAACACGAACTCTCCGACACCGCTCGATGTGTGGGAGCCGGCCGGCGAGTTCATTCAACCGCAACAGGGGAATCAGTACGCGCTCGGCTACAGCAGCCGACGCGGCGCGTACGAGTTCACGGCTGAGACGTACTACAAAACGGCAGCGCACGTCGTCGACTACATCGACGGTGCGGATGTCGTCTTGAACCCGCGACTCGAGACGCTGTTGGTGCAGGGTGAAGGGCGCGCGTACGGACTCGAGCTCTTTCTTCGGCGAAGCAGCGGTCGCGTGAGCGGCTGGGCCAGTTACACGCTCGCGCGCGCCGAGCAGCGCTTTCCCGTGCCACCGCGCGCCGGCGCCACGAGCGGCGGCGGTGTGAACGGTGGCGAGTGGTACGTCTCACCATTCGACAAGACCCACAATCTTTCGCTGGTCGGTGTGTATGCATGGAGGCCGAAGTGGACCGTGGGGTCGACCTTCATCTTCGCGACTGGACTTCCCACGACCCTACCGCAATCGCGGTATGTGATCGACGGCTTCCTGATTGCCGAGTATGGGTCTCGCAACGGCGAGCGCCTACCGAATTACCATCGCCTGGACGTGAGCCTCACACGATCGCTGCGCCGCGGCGAGCTGCAGTTTGGCCTACTCAACGTGTACAACCGATTCAATGCGCAGTCGTTGCGCGTGCGCCAGCAGGAGAAGAATGCCATGGTGGCCGAAGCGGTGCAGACATCGATCTTCGGCATCGTGCCGAGCATCAATTACGTCTTCAAATTCTGA
- a CDS encoding acyltransferase family protein, translating into MNARTFFIDRLRVVLSALVIVFHTAIVYGAAGGWYWREVDDLARPLSLVLTVFCAVCQSFFMGFFFLLAGYFSPPSLARKGVRAFVIDRLLRLGIPLLFYGFVVGTATSAMVRSSLGPEFFSLWLGMIRRGVFNVGPLWFAEALLVFTAGFTVWSLVFSGRERDERPAQVPSPRRWVVWAVLVGVGALVIRAWFPLGRDVAGMNLGYFSSYVFLFVFGCIAWDHRWLERIERKHARPWGWLSLAVVPVLPIVAISTGVFSGAGSALAGGQSAADIVYAFWDPLVAWGIIAVLLWQFRVRCNAPSARWDRWASRAYAAYIIHPAVVVGVSMSAHALALPTFLKFLLVSTIAVVSSFAIAGVMRRMPGAQHVL; encoded by the coding sequence ATGAACGCACGCACCTTCTTCATTGACCGTCTCCGGGTCGTACTCTCCGCGCTCGTCATCGTCTTCCACACGGCGATTGTGTATGGGGCGGCGGGCGGATGGTACTGGCGAGAGGTCGATGACCTCGCGCGCCCGCTGAGTCTGGTGCTCACGGTGTTCTGCGCCGTCTGCCAGTCGTTCTTCATGGGATTCTTCTTCCTGTTGGCCGGCTACTTCAGCCCGCCGTCGCTGGCGCGCAAAGGTGTGCGGGCCTTCGTCATCGATCGGCTCCTTCGACTTGGGATCCCGTTGCTGTTCTATGGTTTTGTTGTCGGTACGGCAACTAGCGCGATGGTGCGATCCTCGCTTGGACCAGAGTTCTTCTCGCTTTGGCTGGGAATGATTCGGCGTGGTGTGTTCAATGTCGGTCCACTCTGGTTTGCCGAAGCGTTGCTGGTGTTCACTGCCGGCTTCACGGTGTGGTCTCTCGTATTCAGTGGACGCGAGCGCGACGAACGACCGGCCCAAGTGCCCTCGCCGCGGCGGTGGGTAGTGTGGGCGGTGCTGGTCGGAGTGGGGGCCCTCGTCATTCGTGCGTGGTTTCCGTTGGGACGCGACGTGGCCGGCATGAATCTCGGCTACTTCTCATCCTATGTTTTTCTGTTCGTGTTCGGTTGCATCGCCTGGGACCACCGCTGGCTCGAACGCATTGAACGCAAGCACGCGCGACCGTGGGGGTGGCTGTCGCTGGCCGTTGTTCCCGTGCTACCGATCGTCGCCATCTCCACGGGCGTGTTCTCCGGCGCTGGAAGTGCTCTGGCCGGCGGTCAGTCTGCGGCCGACATCGTATACGCGTTCTGGGACCCGCTCGTGGCATGGGGCATCATCGCCGTGCTGCTCTGGCAGTTCCGCGTGCGCTGCAATGCCCCGAGTGCACGGTGGGACCGTTGGGCATCGCGCGCCTATGCGGCCTACATCATCCATCCGGCGGTGGTCGTCGGTGTGTCGATGAGCGCACACGCCCTCGCTCTTCCCACATTCCTCAAGTTCCTGCTTGTCTCGACGATCGCTGTCGTGTCGTCGTTCGCGATCGCCGGCGTTATGCGACGAATGCCTGGGGCGCAACACGTGCTGTAG
- a CDS encoding DUF4249 domain-containing protein: MPVNSTLRAMRGLSSVLVLATLGACEKVVELDVADGPVRLVVEGRLESPLEPASVTLLGRQSLRLTTTSPYFSNSPQPPARGAVVTVRDDLGRVVAFPESSTPGTYRTDSLVARAGRTYTLRIEWQGDRYEAVESLSSVAPIDSLYFMPRPKKDPAIDGLRATIDLRDPPVTRNYYLWDQYVDGERLVSPDTVIRYRVVTNDEFYEGRRVRAYQPFDGRAVRRRQEVLVRQYSISEAVWRYYDALNRQVDGDGSPFGVPPSSVRGNVANLTSPSKPALGYFVASEVSERRARVP, encoded by the coding sequence ATGCCTGTCAACTCAACGCTGCGTGCGATGCGTGGGCTCTCCAGCGTACTCGTGCTCGCCACCCTAGGCGCCTGTGAGAAGGTCGTAGAGCTCGATGTGGCCGATGGTCCGGTTCGCCTCGTGGTGGAGGGGCGACTCGAGTCTCCTCTCGAACCCGCGAGCGTCACCCTGCTCGGCCGTCAATCGCTGCGCCTGACTACGACCTCGCCGTACTTCAGTAACAGCCCGCAGCCGCCCGCGCGTGGAGCGGTCGTGACGGTCCGCGATGATCTTGGTCGCGTGGTCGCGTTTCCGGAGTCGAGCACGCCAGGAACGTATCGAACCGACAGTCTGGTGGCGCGCGCTGGCCGCACGTACACATTGCGCATCGAGTGGCAAGGCGACCGTTACGAGGCCGTAGAGAGCTTGAGCAGTGTCGCGCCGATCGACTCGCTGTATTTCATGCCGCGCCCAAAGAAGGATCCGGCCATCGACGGGCTGCGCGCCACGATCGATTTGCGCGACCCGCCGGTCACGCGCAACTACTACTTATGGGATCAGTATGTGGACGGCGAGCGCCTCGTCTCCCCAGACACCGTGATTCGCTATCGCGTGGTGACCAATGACGAATTCTATGAGGGACGACGCGTTCGAGCCTATCAGCCCTTCGATGGACGCGCGGTACGACGCCGGCAGGAGGTGCTCGTTCGACAGTACTCCATCTCCGAGGCGGTGTGGCGCTACTACGACGCGCTCAACCGTCAGGTGGACGGCGATGGGTCCCCGTTCGGCGTGCCGCCGTCGAGTGTGCGTGGGAACGTCGCCAATCTCACGTCACCGTCGAAGCCGGCGTTGGGATACTTCGTCGCGAGCGAGGTGTCGGAGCGACGTGCACGCGTGCCCTGA